From Coffea arabica cultivar ET-39 chromosome 2e, Coffea Arabica ET-39 HiFi, whole genome shotgun sequence, the proteins below share one genomic window:
- the LOC113731260 gene encoding pentatricopeptide repeat-containing protein At4g21065-like, whose translation MEIATMAQALQLHAQVLKSGCQNPNPSTEQTQQTLHSQQNLSKLFTFSALSPSGSLSYARLILNSLQTPNSYYYNTMIRAYSDLTHPAQAISLFLAMQNPPSPSTPRPDKFTFPFVLKACSKLCQIPLGEQLHGLVWKLGFGPDMHISNALIHMYSAGGVPDLAFKVFDKMLERDVVSWTSIIDGLVDNDKPVKAIALFEHMLENDVEFNEATVVSVLRACADTGALSMGRKVHDLVKEKKLISLNGKVSTTLIDMYAKCGCIDGAKEVFSETVNKDVVTWTAMIAGLAIHGQCKEATELFDKMKGLEIKPDERTLTALLSAYRNGHMVNEGLACFRTMKKKYKIRPKMQHYGCVIGMLAQAGHLENAETFMNKIPVEPDAVLWRSLIRACQIHGDVERGERLMKHFELLKLDSNDSGAYVVHRNILVSEGKWKENGKTRALTNRKKLLKASGYSRMEINGEIYEFTTGELGHLEVEEIIGKMGEIALNLSCEGYDPKRSDLSLDDEEKAFELFHHSEKLAVSFGMIKTSPGTSIRIVKNFRPCEDCHSFMKILSKIYQRDIFLRDHVRFHHFRNGECSCGNFW comes from the coding sequence ATGGAAATCGCTACTATGGCTCAAGCTCTGCAGCTCCATGCCCAAGTCCTCAAGTCTGGCTGCCAAAACCCTAATCCCAGTACTGAACAAACCCAGCAAACCCTCCACTCCCAGCAGAACCTCAGCAAGCTCTTTACCTTCTCAGCTCTCTCGCCCTCAGGTAGCTTGTCCTACGCCCGCCTTATCCTTAATTCCCTCCAAACCCCAAATTCTTATTACTATAACACCATGATTCGAGCCTATTCCGACTTAACCCACCCTGCCCAAGCCATTAGCCTATTTTTAGCAATGCAGAATCCGCCATCTCCTAGCACACCTCGACCGGATAAGTTCACTTTTCCCTTTGTCCTCAAAGCTTGCTCCAAATTATGTCAAATCCCTCTTGGAGAACAACTCCACGGACTAGTCTGGAAGTTGGGTTTTGGGCCGGATATGCATATAAGCAATGCATTGATTCATATGTATTCAGCTGGTGGTGTTCCGGACCTTGCGTTCAaggtgtttgataaaatgctcGAGAGAGATGTGGTGTCTTGGACTTCTATAATCGATGGGCTTGTGGATAATGATAAACCCGTTAAAGCTATAGCTTTGTTTGAGCACATGTTGGAAAATGACGTTGAATTTAATGAAGCAACGGTTGTTTCGGTTCTTAGAGCTTGTGCTGATACTGGTGCTCTTAGTATGGGTAGAAAAGTTCATGATTTGGTTAAGGAGAAGAAGCTTATTAGTTTGAACGGTAAGGTAAGCACGACTCTCATAGACATGTATGCGAAATGTGGGTGCATAGATGGTGCGAAGGAGGTATTTTCTGAAACAGTGAACAAAGATGTTGTTACATGGACTGCAATGATTGCTGGCCTTGCCATTCATGGGCAGTGTAAAGAGGCTACGGAATTGTTTGATAAGATGAAGGGTCTTGAGATAAAGCCAGATGAGAGGACATTGACTGCGCTTTTATCGGCTTATAGGAATGGGCATATGGTGAATGAAGGCTTGGCTTGCTTCAGAACTATGAAGAAGAAGTATAAGATCAGGCCTAAAATGCAGCATTATGGTTGTGTTATAGGCATGCTTGCTCAAGCTGGGCATTTAGAAAATGCTGAGACGTTTATGAATAAGATTCCTGTTGAACCGGATGCTGTCCTTTGGAGGAGCTTGATACGGGCCTGTCAAATTCATGGAGATGTAGAGAGGGGTGAACGTCTGATGAAGCATTTTGAACTATTGAAATTGGATTCCAATGACTCTGGAGCTTATGTTGTTCACCGGAATATCCTTGTGTCTGAGGGTAAATGGAAGGAGAATGGCAAAACAAGAGCATTGACCAATCGAAAAAAACTTCTGAAGGCCTCAGGGTATAGTAGAATGGAGATCAACGGTGAAATTTATGAATTTACCACTGGTGAACTGGGGCATCTTGAAGTGGAAGAAATTATTGGAAAAATGGGCGAAATAGCATTGAACTTGAGCTGTGAAGGTTATGATCCAAAACGCTCAGATCTGTCACTTGATGATGAGGAGAAAGCCTTTGAACTATTTCACCACAGCGAGAAACTTGCGGTTTCATTTGGCATGATTAAAACCAGCCCAGGAACCTCCATAAGAATTGTAAAAAATTTCCGCCCTTGTGAGGATTGCCATTCTTTCATGAAAATACTGTCAAAGATTTATCAAAGAGATATATTTCTTAGGGATCATGTACGATTCCACCATTTCAGGAATGGAGAATGTTCTTGTGGGAACTTTTGGTAA
- the LOC113731261 gene encoding bZIP transcription factor 44-like, with translation MASSSGSGTSSGSSGFQNSGSEEDLQHLMDQRKRKRMISNRESARRSRMRKQKHIDDLMAQVAELRKENNQIITSMNVTTQQYLNVEAENSVLRAQVAELSHRLQSLNEIIEFLNVCTGGLAAEGSYGFGESADGFLNNSWNHLYLNQQQPLMPSANMLHY, from the coding sequence ATGGCTTCCTCTAGTGGCAGTGGGACATCTTCAGGGTCATCTGGGTTTCAGAACTCAGGTTCTGAGGAAGATCTTCAGCACTTGATGgatcagagaaaaagaaagagaatgaTCTCGAATCGCGAATCAGCAAGGCGGTCGCGAATGAGGAAACAGAAGCATATAGATGACCTGATGGCCCAAGTTGCTGAGCTCAGAAAGGAAAATAACCAAATCATCACGAGCATGAACGTAACCACCCAGCAGTATCTGAATGTTGAGGCTGAAAATTCTGTCCTCAGGGCTCAGGTGGCTGAGCTCAGCCACAGATTGCAGTCCCTCAACGAGATCATTGAATTCTTGAATGTCTGTACTGGTGGTTTGGCTGCTGAGGGTTCTTATGGATTTGGTGAATCTGCGGATGGATTCTTGAACAATTCTTGGAATCATCTCTATCTGAACCAGCAGCAGCCTCTTATGCCCTCAGCAAACATGCTCCACTACTGA